The Arachis hypogaea cultivar Tifrunner chromosome 19, arahy.Tifrunner.gnm2.J5K5, whole genome shotgun sequence genome has a window encoding:
- the LOC140182092 gene encoding isocitrate dehydrogenase [NAD] catalytic subunit 5, mitochondrial-like, producing MIRENTEGEYSGLEHQVVRGVVESLKINIRQASLRVDEYAFHYAKKHGRGYLLFTRPTLCRRLKVFSSSCNIGEGGIALAEAVYGSAPDIAGKNMGFECLFHEKFGKSNCFTAEWCSMLRHLNLHDKADLIQNAILNTIAEGKYQTADLGGKAKTTEFTNAIIDHL from the exons ATGATCCGCGAAAACACAGAAGGAGAGTACAGTGGGCTTGAACATCAG GTTGTGAGAGGTGTAGTAGAAAGTCTCAAAATCAATATACGCCAAGCAAGTTTAAGGGTCGATGAGTATGCTTTTCACTATGCCAAAAAACATGGAAGAGGGTATCTGCTATTCACAAGGCCAACATTATGCAGAAGACTGAAGGTCTTTTCCTCAAG CTGCAACATTGGTGAGGGAGGTATTGCACTAGCTGAGGCTGTATATGGTTCAGCACCTGATATTGCTGGAAAG AATATGGGATTTGAATGCTTGTTTCATGAAA AATTTGGCAAATCCAACTGCTTTACTGCTGAGTGGTGTTCAATGTTGCGCCATTTGAATCTCCATGACAAAGCTGACCTAATTCAAAATGCCATCCTCAACACAATTGCAGAAGGGAAGTACCAAACTGCTGATCTTGGAGGCAAAGCAAAGACAACCGAGTTCACCAATGCAATCATTGACCATCTCTAA